From Methylocystis sp. ATCC 49242, one genomic window encodes:
- a CDS encoding metalloprotease, which yields MTGSETFSLLQFLGGAFVSLIWCAIGFAAWWMMFQAPFGRRTFRASVAIKAPVERIWSAFLLEPSPPGGWGGALEISGQEFRGEPPSRHRVVVRHGGMGPFRDTVWRILRLEPFTLYEAEQETIGGKAVGAREAAVMRLRLTPRGGEALVEQETRRLVRGVFGFLYVPRANRRCFDHLRAHCEGLEAMNAVPIVSRSASFLLAILAFGAVVALFCAANPEIWEIVAFIAIFLQLALWTHEYGHLIAMRWFGQRDATLLMLPFLGGAALNTRRPRSRFEEAMIALMGPAFSGAIVLALTPFAPWGLRFFEAGTDPEALSWTAPGAPATWAGLCVVAFLAMSIPINLYNLTPIGALDGGRVVSALARGRLSRALLTAGVFAALAYAIAGTGSANDFGAAIAFVAVAAASALLAGANGQDELAPMSGGQTVTTALLLAVTLFIHVDASRTLLPRFMAAVRDGVGGTADAGPPISATASRYVVSETMRPQGQTAAP from the coding sequence GTGACCGGCAGCGAGACTTTCTCCCTTCTGCAATTCCTCGGCGGCGCCTTCGTCTCGCTCATCTGGTGCGCCATCGGCTTCGCCGCATGGTGGATGATGTTCCAGGCTCCATTTGGTCGACGAACGTTCAGGGCCAGCGTTGCGATCAAGGCGCCGGTCGAGAGGATCTGGTCCGCCTTTCTGCTCGAGCCGTCGCCGCCCGGCGGCTGGGGCGGCGCGCTTGAAATTTCGGGGCAGGAGTTTCGCGGAGAACCGCCGTCGCGACACAGGGTCGTCGTGCGGCATGGCGGGATGGGCCCTTTCCGGGATACGGTCTGGCGCATCCTGCGGCTCGAGCCTTTCACCCTGTATGAAGCCGAACAGGAAACGATCGGCGGAAAGGCGGTCGGCGCCCGTGAAGCCGCCGTCATGCGCCTTCGGCTCACGCCGCGAGGCGGGGAGGCGTTGGTCGAACAGGAGACGAGGCGACTCGTGCGAGGCGTCTTCGGCTTTCTCTACGTGCCCCGGGCCAATCGCCGATGTTTCGACCATTTGCGCGCGCACTGCGAGGGGCTGGAGGCGATGAATGCGGTGCCGATCGTGAGCCGTTCGGCGAGTTTTCTGCTCGCTATCCTCGCTTTCGGCGCCGTCGTTGCGCTCTTTTGCGCCGCCAATCCGGAAATCTGGGAAATTGTCGCCTTCATAGCGATTTTCCTTCAGCTGGCGCTCTGGACGCACGAATACGGCCATCTGATCGCCATGCGCTGGTTCGGCCAGCGCGACGCGACGCTTCTCATGCTTCCCTTTCTCGGCGGCGCCGCGCTCAACACGCGGCGGCCGCGCTCGCGTTTCGAGGAGGCGATGATCGCGCTGATGGGGCCGGCCTTTTCGGGCGCGATCGTGCTGGCGCTCACGCCTTTCGCGCCCTGGGGGCTGAGGTTTTTCGAGGCGGGGACGGACCCTGAGGCGCTGAGCTGGACGGCTCCCGGCGCGCCTGCGACATGGGCGGGCCTTTGCGTCGTCGCCTTTCTTGCGATGTCCATACCCATTAATCTCTATAATCTCACGCCCATTGGCGCGCTCGACGGGGGCAGGGTCGTCTCGGCGCTGGCGCGGGGGCGCCTTTCGCGCGCGCTTCTCACGGCGGGCGTTTTTGCGGCGCTGGCGTACGCCATCGCGGGGACGGGGAGCGCGAATGACTTTGGCGCGGCGATCGCTTTCGTCGCCGTCGCCGCGGCTTCCGCGCTCCTTGCCGGCGCTAACGGGCAGGATGAACTCGCGCCGATGAGCGGGGGCCAAACGGTGACGACGGCCCTGCTGCTCGCCGTGACGCTTTTCATCCATGTCGACGCCTCGCGCACGCTCCTGCCGCGCTTCATGGCGGCGGTGCGTGACGGCGTTGGCGGGACCGCCGACGCGGGCCCGCCAATATCAGCGACGGCCTCGCGCTATGTCGTCAGCGAGACCATGCGTCCGCAGGGTCAGACCGCCGCGCCGTAA
- the rimO gene encoding 30S ribosomal protein S12 methylthiotransferase RimO — protein MQEDLKPNSAAPRVSFVSLGCPKALVDSERIVTRLRAEGYELARRHEGADVVVVNTCGFLDSAKAESLEAIGAALSENGKVIVTGCMGAEPEAIAERFPEVLAITGPQQYESVVEAVHRAVAPAHDPFVDLVPEQGVKLTPRHYAYLKISEGCDNSCSFCIIPHLRGPLVSRPAAEVLREAEKLARAGVKELLVISQDTSAYGRDLRYVESMLGDRAVRARFLDLARELGELGLWTRLHYVYPYPHVDEVIGLMTEGKILPYLDIPFQHAAPNVLKAMKRPANEEKTLARIKAWRAACPDLALRSTFIVGFPGETEEDFQLLLDWLDEAEIDRAGAFKYEPVSGAPANELGLAPVPEEVKEARWKRFMEKQQAVSARLMKRKVGKRLQVIIDEAGGGPSGALAKGRTKADAPQIDGAAFVESRRPLRPGDIVTVKVDRADAYDVYGAAV, from the coding sequence ATGCAGGAAGACTTGAAGCCTAATTCCGCCGCCCCGCGCGTTTCTTTTGTTTCGCTGGGTTGCCCCAAGGCGCTCGTGGACAGCGAGCGCATCGTCACCCGACTTCGCGCCGAGGGTTATGAACTCGCGCGGCGCCACGAGGGCGCCGATGTCGTCGTCGTCAACACCTGCGGCTTTCTCGACAGCGCCAAGGCGGAGTCGCTGGAGGCGATCGGCGCAGCGCTCAGTGAAAACGGCAAGGTCATCGTCACCGGCTGCATGGGCGCCGAACCCGAGGCGATCGCCGAGCGTTTCCCCGAGGTGCTCGCGATCACGGGCCCCCAGCAATATGAGAGCGTCGTCGAGGCCGTCCATCGCGCCGTCGCGCCCGCGCATGATCCTTTCGTCGATCTCGTGCCCGAACAGGGCGTGAAGCTCACGCCGCGCCATTACGCCTATCTGAAGATTTCGGAAGGCTGCGACAACAGCTGCTCCTTCTGCATCATTCCTCATCTGCGCGGCCCTCTGGTCTCGCGCCCGGCGGCGGAGGTGCTCCGCGAGGCGGAGAAGCTCGCCCGCGCGGGCGTCAAGGAATTGCTGGTCATTTCGCAGGACACCAGCGCCTATGGCCGCGACCTTCGCTACGTGGAGAGCATGCTGGGTGATCGCGCGGTGCGCGCCCGCTTCCTCGATCTCGCCCGCGAGCTGGGCGAACTCGGCCTGTGGACGAGGCTCCATTACGTCTACCCCTATCCGCATGTCGACGAGGTGATCGGGCTGATGACGGAGGGGAAGATCCTTCCCTATCTCGACATTCCCTTCCAGCACGCCGCGCCCAATGTGCTGAAGGCGATGAAGCGCCCGGCAAATGAGGAAAAGACGCTGGCGCGCATCAAGGCCTGGCGCGCGGCCTGTCCCGACCTCGCCCTTCGCTCGACCTTCATCGTCGGCTTCCCCGGCGAGACGGAGGAGGATTTCCAGCTGCTTCTCGACTGGCTGGACGAAGCCGAGATCGACCGCGCCGGCGCCTTCAAATATGAGCCGGTCTCCGGCGCGCCCGCAAATGAGCTGGGATTGGCGCCCGTGCCCGAGGAAGTGAAGGAGGCGCGCTGGAAGCGTTTCATGGAAAAGCAGCAGGCCGTCAGCGCCCGGCTGATGAAGCGCAAGGTCGGCAAGCGCCTGCAGGTCATCATCGACGAAGCGGGCGGCGGGCCGTCTGGCGCGCTCGCCAAAGGCCGCACCAAGGCCGACGCGCCGCAGATCGACGGCGCCGCCTTCGTCGAGTCGCGCCGGCCGCTGCGCCCGGGCGACATCGTGACCGTCAAGGTCGACCGCGCCGACGCCTATGACGTTTACGGCGCGGCGGTCTGA
- a CDS encoding beta-ketoacyl-ACP synthase III encodes MPNSIVLGTGSYAPSRVVTNADLEKMVATNGDWIVSRTGIRERRVAADSEATSDLAAAAAREALAFAGVDPADVDMIVVGTVTGDTPTPSCAAFVQARLGAKNAFCFDVAAACAGSLYGLTIADQFIRSGMVKRALVIGAETLSRFVDWTNRETCVLFGDAAGAILLGATEEEGHGLLAATLRTDGSMTDILGIFGGGSRRPLSEELLADNGNKIKMRGREVYKVATRLLPEVVADTLAKAGLSASDVTHVIAHQANQRIIESALDNLGVPVEKCWINIDRYGNTSSASMPITLDEANRAGRLKKGDVIAMMAIGAGMTWGGAVLRW; translated from the coding sequence TTGCCGAATTCGATCGTTCTCGGAACCGGATCCTACGCGCCGAGTCGCGTCGTCACCAACGCCGATCTCGAGAAGATGGTCGCCACCAACGGCGACTGGATCGTCAGCCGCACGGGCATCAGGGAGCGGCGCGTCGCCGCGGACAGTGAGGCGACCTCCGATCTTGCCGCCGCCGCCGCGCGCGAGGCGCTGGCCTTTGCGGGCGTCGATCCTGCGGATGTCGACATGATCGTCGTCGGCACGGTGACGGGCGATACGCCCACGCCCTCCTGCGCCGCTTTCGTGCAGGCCAGGCTCGGCGCGAAGAACGCGTTCTGTTTCGACGTGGCGGCGGCCTGCGCAGGGTCGCTTTACGGCCTCACCATCGCCGACCAGTTCATTCGCTCCGGCATGGTGAAGCGCGCGCTCGTCATCGGCGCCGAGACGCTGAGCCGGTTCGTCGACTGGACCAATCGCGAGACCTGCGTGCTGTTCGGCGACGCCGCCGGCGCCATCCTGCTCGGCGCGACGGAGGAGGAGGGTCACGGCCTTCTCGCCGCGACGCTGCGCACGGACGGCTCGATGACTGACATTCTCGGCATTTTCGGCGGCGGCAGCCGCCGCCCATTGTCCGAGGAGTTGCTCGCCGACAATGGCAACAAGATCAAGATGCGCGGCCGCGAGGTCTACAAGGTTGCGACGCGGCTTCTGCCGGAGGTCGTCGCCGACACGCTCGCCAAGGCCGGACTGTCCGCCAGCGACGTCACCCATGTAATCGCCCATCAGGCCAATCAGCGCATCATCGAGTCCGCGCTCGACAATCTCGGCGTGCCGGTCGAGAAGTGCTGGATCAACATCGACCGCTATGGAAACACGTCGAGCGCCTCCATGCCCATCACGCTCGACGAGGCCAATCGCGCCGGAAGGCTGAAGAAGGGCGACGTGATTGCGATGATGGCCATCGGCGCCGGCATGACGTGGGGCGGCGCCGTCCTGCGATGGTGA
- a CDS encoding thioredoxin family protein, translating into MSQKAVFYHAGCPVCVDAERQLAESLDPKKFEVEIVHLGQDKSRIGEAEKAGVKSVPALVLGGKPYHINFGADLAALK; encoded by the coding sequence ATGTCTCAAAAAGCCGTCTTCTACCACGCCGGATGCCCGGTCTGCGTCGACGCCGAACGTCAGCTGGCGGAAAGCCTCGATCCCAAGAAGTTCGAGGTCGAGATCGTGCATCTCGGGCAGGACAAGAGCCGGATCGGCGAGGCCGAGAAGGCCGGCGTGAAATCGGTGCCGGCGCTTGTGCTGGGCGGCAAGCCCTACCACATAAATTTTGGCGCGGACCTCGCCGCGCTGAAGTAA
- a CDS encoding MarR family winged helix-turn-helix transcriptional regulator: MSTGGPSAAITKRLIDGLERVSAALRADRWRALETAPVNPTQAQILGYLAGHEGARVGAIAAHLGASQPTATDSIAALEKKGLVERRPDAQDRRATTVAATERGLALSGAIEARAGATERALQALGAQEQSQLLGLVIRLIRNLQIEGAIPPQRMCVSCKYFRPYAHDDAEAPHHCALVDAAFGAPALRLDCADHEAAQDQEEVWNKFLGVAERDAARPAAP; the protein is encoded by the coding sequence ATGAGCACCGGAGGCCCTTCCGCAGCCATCACGAAGCGACTGATCGACGGTCTCGAGCGCGTCTCGGCGGCGCTGCGCGCCGATCGCTGGCGCGCGCTGGAGACCGCGCCGGTCAATCCGACGCAGGCGCAGATACTCGGCTATCTCGCCGGTCACGAAGGCGCTCGCGTCGGCGCCATCGCCGCCCATCTCGGCGCAAGCCAGCCGACAGCGACGGACTCCATCGCCGCGCTGGAGAAGAAGGGGCTCGTCGAGCGCCGCCCGGATGCGCAGGATCGTCGCGCGACCACCGTGGCCGCGACCGAGCGCGGACTGGCGCTGAGCGGAGCGATCGAGGCGCGCGCCGGTGCGACCGAGCGCGCATTGCAGGCGCTGGGCGCGCAGGAGCAATCGCAACTGCTCGGCCTCGTCATTCGGCTCATCCGTAATCTGCAAATAGAGGGCGCGATCCCGCCGCAACGCATGTGCGTCAGCTGCAAGTATTTTCGCCCCTACGCGCATGACGACGCGGAAGCCCCGCATCACTGCGCTCTCGTCGACGCCGCCTTCGGCGCGCCGGCGCTCAGGCTCGATTGCGCCGACCATGAAGCGGCGCAGGATCAGGAGGAGGTCTGGAACAAGTTTCTCGGCGTCGCCGAACGCGACGCCGCGAGACCGGCGGCGCCCTGA
- the ftsY gene encoding signal recognition particle-docking protein FtsY: MSTDADGSKKRGMFSRLFGKNEKTQAEPQIAEAPEEPKRSWWSRLTGGLARTSQAISQGVADIFTKRKLDALTLEELEDVLLRADLGVGAAMRITKAVGKARYEKDIEPDEVRAILAREVEAVLEPVAVPFEIDESKKPFIVLVVGVNGSGKTTTIAKLASKWTGEGKKVVLAAGDTFRAAAVEQLRIWGARLDAEVVAGNEGADAAGLAFDAIKRAGESGADIMLMDTAGRLQNRAELMAELEKIVRVMKKAEPEAPHAVLLVLDATVGQNAMQQVEVFQRMAGVTGLVMTKLDGTARGGILVAIAEAYGLPIHFIGVGEGQDDLEPFTARDFARAIAGLEESETPEAASES; encoded by the coding sequence ATGAGCACGGACGCAGACGGGTCGAAAAAGCGCGGCATGTTCTCGCGCCTGTTCGGAAAAAACGAAAAGACGCAGGCGGAGCCGCAAATTGCCGAGGCGCCGGAGGAGCCCAAGCGCTCCTGGTGGTCGCGACTGACGGGCGGTCTGGCGCGCACGTCGCAGGCGATTTCCCAAGGCGTCGCCGACATTTTCACCAAGCGCAAGCTCGACGCGCTGACGCTCGAAGAGCTGGAGGACGTGCTCTTGCGCGCCGACCTTGGCGTCGGCGCGGCGATGCGCATCACCAAGGCCGTCGGCAAGGCGCGCTACGAAAAGGACATCGAGCCCGACGAGGTGCGCGCCATCCTCGCCCGCGAGGTCGAGGCCGTGCTGGAGCCAGTGGCTGTTCCCTTCGAGATCGACGAGAGCAAAAAGCCTTTCATCGTGCTGGTCGTCGGCGTCAATGGTTCCGGCAAGACCACCACCATCGCCAAGCTTGCCTCCAAGTGGACGGGTGAGGGCAAGAAGGTCGTGCTCGCGGCCGGCGACACTTTCCGCGCCGCCGCCGTCGAGCAGCTGCGGATCTGGGGCGCGCGGCTCGATGCGGAGGTCGTCGCGGGCAATGAAGGCGCGGACGCCGCCGGACTCGCCTTCGACGCCATCAAGCGCGCGGGTGAAAGCGGCGCCGACATCATGCTGATGGACACCGCCGGGCGCCTTCAGAACCGCGCCGAGCTGATGGCCGAGCTGGAAAAAATCGTGCGGGTGATGAAAAAGGCCGAGCCCGAGGCGCCTCATGCGGTGCTGCTGGTGCTCGACGCCACCGTCGGCCAGAATGCGATGCAGCAGGTCGAGGTCTTTCAGCGCATGGCGGGCGTCACCGGCCTCGTGATGACCAAGCTTGACGGCACGGCGCGCGGCGGCATTCTCGTCGCCATCGCGGAGGCTTATGGCCTCCCGATCCACTTCATCGGCGTAGGCGAGGGACAGGACGATCTTGAACCCTTCACGGCCCGCGATTTCGCGCGCGCCATCGCCGGCCTCGAGGAAAGCGAAACGCCAGAGGCGGCTTCGGAAAGCTGA
- a CDS encoding septation protein A: MTQDTATKPKTDLSTGPKKRLSPWAKLLLELGPLVLFFVANSKYGIFAATGVLMAGVVLTLVVSWAVTKHLPAMPVVTAILVLVFGSLTYFLHDETFIKLKVTILYSLFGAGLIGALYFGKLLLPIVFDLAIHIDDAGWRKLTWRWGLFFFFLAGLNEVVRRVVSTDDWVNFKVFGILPLTILFAIAQAPLIMRHEIPAEEEDTETHF; the protein is encoded by the coding sequence ATGACTCAGGACACTGCGACCAAGCCCAAGACGGATCTGTCCACGGGCCCCAAGAAGCGTTTGAGCCCGTGGGCCAAGCTCCTACTCGAGCTCGGGCCGCTCGTGCTGTTCTTCGTGGCGAACAGCAAATACGGCATTTTCGCCGCGACGGGCGTGCTGATGGCCGGCGTCGTCCTCACGCTCGTCGTGTCCTGGGCGGTGACAAAACATCTGCCGGCGATGCCGGTCGTGACGGCGATTCTCGTGCTGGTTTTCGGATCGCTGACCTATTTCCTGCACGACGAAACCTTCATCAAGCTGAAGGTGACGATCCTCTATTCGCTGTTCGGCGCTGGCCTCATCGGCGCGCTTTACTTCGGAAAACTCCTCTTGCCGATCGTCTTCGATCTCGCGATCCATATTGACGACGCGGGCTGGCGCAAGCTCACCTGGCGCTGGGGCCTGTTCTTCTTCTTTCTTGCCGGCCTCAACGAAGTCGTGCGCCGCGTGGTGTCGACCGACGACTGGGTGAACTTCAAGGTCTTCGGCATTCTGCCCCTCACGATCCTGTTCGCGATCGCGCAGGCGCCGCTCATCATGCGCCACGAGATTCCCGCGGAGGAAGAGGATACGGAGACGCATTTCTGA
- a CDS encoding L,D-transpeptidase, with protein sequence MSRKSILLRLVPAFSATALSLALSSAAQANPYALSAAPPYPSNYYAPQPQSALGGGLIEALVGEASGPHVRYAAPPAAHPYATQTRVAAYAPQPMDMQREMDPDYLRAEVDYQGPESPGTIVVDTPRKHLYLVQGRGRAIRYGIGVGRPGFEWSGVKTISRKAEWPDWTPPAEMLARRPDLPRHMDGGPANPLGARALYLGSSLYRIHGTNEPHTIGQNVSSGCIRMMNDDVVDLYNRVGVGTRVVVR encoded by the coding sequence ATGTCCCGCAAATCGATATTATTGCGTCTCGTTCCGGCCTTCTCCGCGACGGCCCTGTCGCTCGCGCTCTCCTCCGCGGCGCAGGCCAATCCCTACGCCCTGTCCGCCGCGCCGCCCTATCCGTCGAATTATTATGCGCCGCAGCCGCAAAGCGCGCTCGGCGGGGGGCTGATCGAGGCCCTGGTCGGCGAGGCTTCCGGGCCGCATGTGCGCTATGCCGCGCCGCCGGCCGCCCATCCTTACGCCACGCAGACGCGCGTCGCCGCCTATGCGCCGCAGCCGATGGACATGCAGCGTGAAATGGATCCCGACTATCTGCGCGCCGAAGTCGATTACCAGGGCCCCGAATCGCCCGGCACCATCGTCGTCGACACGCCGCGCAAGCATCTCTATCTCGTGCAGGGTCGCGGCCGCGCCATCCGCTACGGGATTGGCGTGGGCCGGCCAGGCTTCGAGTGGTCGGGCGTCAAGACGATCAGCCGCAAGGCCGAGTGGCCGGACTGGACGCCGCCCGCCGAAATGCTGGCGCGCCGGCCCGATCTGCCGCGCCACATGGACGGCGGTCCGGCCAATCCGCTCGGCGCCCGCGCGCTGTATCTGGGCTCCTCGCTCTATCGCATCCACGGCACCAATGAGCCGCACACGATCGGCCAGAACGTGTCGTCGGGCTGTATCCGCATGATGAACGACGACGTCGTGGATCTCTACAACCGGGTCGGCGTCGGAACGCG